In the genome of Gordonia rubripertincta, one region contains:
- a CDS encoding DUF3099 domain-containing protein — protein MGATGREPHDPHEESRRFGRSDHPAVPAETFLITDAQDSLEAQQKARVRKYLIMMAFRVPALIVAGIAYSITGSGLLALAIVAISIPLPWMAVLIANDRPPRKRGEVPHYKYGADHHLIGPPALSRTEQQLPHRTVDGHVVDPDD, from the coding sequence ATGGGCGCGACCGGCCGCGAGCCGCACGACCCCCACGAGGAGTCGAGACGATTCGGCAGGTCGGATCACCCGGCCGTGCCCGCCGAGACCTTCCTGATCACCGACGCCCAGGACTCACTCGAGGCACAACAAAAGGCCCGGGTCCGCAAGTACCTGATCATGATGGCGTTCCGCGTCCCCGCGCTGATCGTCGCCGGCATCGCCTACTCGATCACCGGCTCCGGACTCCTCGCCCTGGCCATCGTCGCCATCTCCATCCCGCTGCCATGGATGGCCGTGCTCATCGCCAACGACCGCCCGCCCCGCAAGCGCGGCGAGGTCCCCCACTACAAGTACGGCGCCGATCATCACCTCATCGGGCCACCCGCCCTCTCGCGGACCGAACAGCAGCTGCCCCATCGCACCGTCGACGGGCATGTCGTGGACCCCGACGACTGA
- a CDS encoding sigma-70 family RNA polymerase sigma factor — MTEQDLDAQSPAADLVRVYLNGIGRTALLNAEQEVELAKQIEAGLYAKHVLATKKRLSATKKRDLATIVREGEAARAHLLEANLRLVVSLAKRYTGRGMPLLDLIQEGNLGLIRAMEKFDYAKGFKFSTYATWWIRQAITRGMADQSRTIRLPVHLVEQVNKLARIKRELHQQLGREATDEELANESGIPAEKIADLLDHSRDPVSLDMPVGSDEEAPLGDFIEDAEATSAENAVIAGLLHSDIRAVLATLDEREQQVIRMRYGLDDGQPRTLDQIGRMFGLSRERVRQIEREVMGKLRAGDRAERLRAYAS, encoded by the coding sequence ATGACGGAGCAGGATCTCGATGCCCAGTCGCCCGCCGCGGACCTCGTCCGCGTCTACCTCAACGGGATCGGACGCACCGCTCTCCTCAACGCAGAGCAGGAGGTCGAACTCGCCAAGCAGATCGAGGCCGGCCTCTACGCCAAGCACGTCCTGGCTACCAAGAAGCGCCTCTCGGCCACCAAGAAGCGTGACCTGGCGACCATCGTCCGCGAGGGTGAGGCAGCACGCGCCCATCTGCTCGAGGCGAATCTCCGTCTCGTCGTCTCGCTGGCCAAGCGCTACACCGGCCGCGGCATGCCGCTCCTGGATCTCATCCAGGAGGGCAACCTGGGTCTGATCCGCGCCATGGAGAAGTTCGACTACGCCAAGGGCTTCAAGTTCTCGACGTACGCCACGTGGTGGATTCGTCAGGCCATCACCCGCGGTATGGCCGATCAGAGCCGCACGATCCGGCTCCCCGTCCACCTCGTCGAGCAGGTGAACAAACTCGCCCGTATCAAGCGCGAGCTCCACCAGCAGCTCGGCCGCGAGGCAACAGACGAGGAACTCGCCAACGAGTCCGGTATCCCGGCCGAGAAGATCGCCGATCTGCTCGACCACAGCCGCGACCCGGTGAGCCTCGACATGCCGGTCGGCAGCGACGAGGAGGCACCGCTGGGCGACTTCATCGAAGACGCCGAGGCCACCTCGGCCGAGAACGCCGTCATCGCCGGTCTGCTGCACTCCGACATCCGGGCCGTCCTTGCGACCCTCGACGAGCGCGAGCAGCAGGTCATCCGGATGCGCTACGGCCTCGACGACGGCCAACCGCGCACCCTCGATCAGATCGGCCGCATGTTCGGACTGTCGCGAGAGCGCGTGCGTCAGATCGAACGCGAGGTCATGGGCAAGCTCCGCGCCGGCGATCGTGCCGAGCGCCTGCGCGCCTACGCCAGCTGA
- a CDS encoding bifunctional GNAT family N-acetyltransferase/acetate--CoA ligase family protein, which translates to MTDQDVSSNPEQTQTAAETQTAPETLADQPEPRSAWDYPRHWIADVLASDGGVVHLRPIVPDDAERIVAFHSKLSERTRYMRYFGPTPTLPPREVARMTTVDHQQRVAIVAVLGGEIIAVGIYEGLAFDGKPESAEVAFVVADEHQGRGLGPILLEHLAGAAAENGFTRFEAEVLSENPNMVAVFRDAGYQLARSFDGSTVHVEFLIDPTEALLSVRNARENASEARSVANLLRPTSVAVIGASTDPNKVGNALLANIIAGGFTGPVFPVNGPARVDEEPDRPGSERVGRPATPNRRRTRERPPSVRGIRAYETVRDIPDPVDLAVVAVPASRVDDVLDDCLVKGVRTLVVVSSGFGDSGEEEGLENERRLVAQVREHGMRLVGPNALGVANNDAGIALNATLAPRIPAAGRVGFFCQSGALGIAILDTAARRQIGLSTFVSAGNRADVSGNDLLQYWDSDASTDVILLYLESFGNPRKFSRISRRVSRAKPIVAVKSGAGAMSPVRAARSTANFDDQIARMMLEQAGVIQVDTIPELFDCAALFAYQPLPRGPRVRIIGNSSVLGSLAADHARNGGLEVVDNIDLGAGASEELFEDAVSAAMTDTGVDAIIVVFVPPVAVDADWHARALMAAANTPGADGDKPIVTTFLAVDGIPPGLTKPGPNGLPERGSIPSYASPERAAASLARAWQYAKWKMRPESVVHRAEGTDPEAARMYVREAMASDGQSSDRLLGQVDSAKLLRWYGISVVPFREVRTMHEASAAARELGFPVAVKATSPKWRGRLDREGARLDLPDATAVVNAFAELSELTGDHVLHVQKMAPKGVGTVIRVRDDQSFGSVISFGLSGRTFDLLGDHGYRAIPLTEFDARELIDEPRSAPLLSGYRGEEPADKEALVDLLLRISTLVDDIPEVREVLCDPILVSVDGASVLNAQIRVGPVPDRRDTGPRRLS; encoded by the coding sequence GTGACTGATCAGGACGTGTCGTCCAACCCAGAGCAAACCCAGACTGCGGCGGAAACCCAGACTGCGCCGGAGACACTGGCCGATCAGCCCGAGCCCCGTAGTGCCTGGGACTATCCGCGGCACTGGATCGCCGACGTGCTCGCCTCCGACGGTGGGGTGGTCCACCTGCGGCCGATCGTCCCCGACGACGCCGAGCGGATCGTCGCCTTCCATTCCAAGCTCTCCGAACGCACCCGCTACATGCGGTATTTCGGCCCGACGCCCACGCTGCCGCCGCGCGAGGTGGCACGGATGACAACCGTCGACCATCAGCAGCGCGTCGCGATCGTCGCCGTGCTCGGTGGCGAGATCATCGCCGTCGGCATCTACGAGGGACTCGCCTTCGACGGCAAGCCGGAATCGGCCGAGGTGGCCTTCGTCGTCGCCGACGAACACCAGGGACGCGGTCTCGGACCGATCCTGCTCGAACACCTCGCCGGCGCCGCGGCCGAGAACGGTTTCACCCGTTTCGAGGCCGAGGTGCTCAGCGAGAACCCGAACATGGTCGCCGTGTTCCGCGACGCCGGTTACCAGCTCGCACGGAGCTTCGACGGCTCGACGGTGCACGTGGAGTTCCTGATCGACCCGACCGAGGCGCTGCTGTCGGTGCGCAACGCCCGCGAGAACGCGTCCGAGGCCCGCAGCGTCGCGAACCTGCTGCGCCCCACCTCGGTCGCGGTGATCGGTGCGTCGACCGACCCGAACAAGGTCGGAAACGCGTTGCTCGCCAACATCATCGCCGGTGGGTTCACCGGGCCGGTGTTCCCGGTGAACGGGCCCGCCCGCGTCGACGAGGAGCCCGACCGCCCGGGTTCTGAGCGTGTCGGCCGCCCGGCGACCCCGAACCGGCGGCGCACCCGCGAACGGCCGCCGTCGGTCCGCGGCATCCGCGCCTACGAGACGGTCCGCGACATCCCGGACCCGGTCGACCTCGCCGTGGTCGCGGTCCCGGCGTCCCGGGTCGACGACGTCCTCGACGACTGCCTCGTGAAGGGTGTGCGGACGCTCGTCGTCGTGTCGTCCGGATTCGGTGACTCCGGCGAGGAGGAGGGTCTGGAGAACGAGCGTCGCCTCGTCGCGCAGGTCCGGGAACACGGTATGCGTCTCGTCGGCCCGAACGCGCTGGGTGTGGCCAACAACGACGCCGGAATCGCGCTCAACGCCACACTCGCACCGCGCATCCCGGCGGCCGGCCGGGTGGGGTTCTTCTGTCAGTCCGGTGCACTGGGCATCGCGATCCTCGACACCGCGGCACGGCGGCAGATCGGATTGTCGACGTTCGTCTCCGCCGGCAATCGTGCCGACGTCTCCGGCAACGACCTCCTGCAGTACTGGGACAGCGACGCCTCGACCGACGTGATCCTGCTCTATCTCGAGAGCTTCGGTAACCCGCGCAAGTTCTCCCGCATCTCGCGGCGGGTGTCGCGGGCCAAGCCGATCGTCGCGGTGAAGTCGGGCGCCGGCGCGATGAGCCCGGTCCGCGCCGCCCGGTCGACGGCCAACTTCGACGACCAGATCGCACGCATGATGCTCGAACAGGCCGGTGTCATCCAGGTCGACACGATCCCCGAACTCTTCGACTGCGCGGCATTGTTCGCCTATCAACCGCTTCCGCGCGGACCGCGCGTGCGGATCATCGGCAACTCGTCGGTGTTGGGGAGCCTCGCCGCCGACCACGCGCGCAACGGCGGCCTGGAAGTGGTCGACAACATCGATCTCGGCGCGGGCGCGTCGGAGGAACTGTTCGAGGATGCCGTGTCCGCGGCGATGACCGACACCGGTGTCGACGCGATCATCGTCGTCTTCGTCCCGCCGGTGGCCGTGGACGCCGACTGGCACGCCCGCGCGCTCATGGCGGCGGCGAACACGCCCGGCGCGGACGGTGACAAGCCGATCGTCACGACGTTCCTCGCGGTCGACGGCATCCCGCCGGGTCTCACGAAGCCCGGTCCTAACGGTCTGCCCGAACGCGGGTCCATCCCGTCGTACGCCAGCCCGGAACGCGCCGCCGCATCACTGGCGCGCGCCTGGCAGTACGCCAAGTGGAAGATGCGTCCGGAGTCGGTGGTCCATCGGGCCGAGGGCACCGACCCCGAGGCGGCCCGCATGTACGTGCGCGAGGCGATGGCCTCCGACGGGCAGTCGTCGGATCGTCTCCTCGGCCAGGTGGACTCGGCGAAACTGCTGCGCTGGTACGGCATCTCGGTCGTCCCGTTCCGTGAGGTCAGGACGATGCACGAGGCGTCGGCGGCGGCTCGCGAGCTCGGTTTCCCGGTCGCCGTGAAGGCCACCTCGCCCAAATGGCGGGGACGCCTGGATCGTGAGGGCGCCCGGCTGGACCTGCCCGACGCGACCGCGGTCGTGAACGCGTTCGCCGAGCTGAGCGAACTGACCGGCGACCACGTCCTGCACGTGCAGAAGATGGCCCCGAAGGGTGTCGGCACGGTCATCCGCGTCCGCGACGACCAGTCCTTCGGTTCGGTGATCTCTTTCGGACTGTCGGGGCGGACCTTCGACCTGCTCGGCGACCACGGCTACCGGGCGATCCCGCTCACCGAGTTCGACGCCCGTGAGCTGATCGACGAACCGCGTTCGGCGCCGCTCCTCTCCGGCTATCGGGGTGAGGAACCGGCCGACAAGGAGGCGCTCGTCGACCTGCTGCTGCGGATCTCCACCCTCGTCGACGACATCCCCGAGGTGCGTGAGGTGCTCTGCGACCCGATCCTGGTGTCGGTCGACGGCGCGTCGGTGCTCAATGCCCAGATACGCGTCGGCCCGGTGCCCGACAGGCGGGACACCGGACCGAGACGATTGAGCTAA
- a CDS encoding acetoin utilization protein AcuC, with amino-acid sequence MTDTSTTAVIWSEDFLSYRWAHTHPMNPVRLALTMTLAQSLGVLDDVETVPPQAIDDDALTVVHTRDYIDAVRAVGSGTASLSGPLLERLFGLGDADNPVFAGMHEAARLLVGGTLAAAQTVASGAATRAVNIGGGMHHAMKARAAGFCIYNDCAIAIRYLLDKGFDRIAYIDVDAHHGDGVQVEFAADPRVMTVSLHQHPATLWPGTGWPTEVGDGDAQGSAVNLALMPNTEDRLWLRAFHAVVPSLIAEFKPQIIVSQCGADSHRADPLTDLSLTVEGQRAAMIAMRDLADKYCEGRWIAVGGGGYGVVNVVPRSWTHLLGVALDREIDPTTTIDESWCATAEQISTQVHSDYARPPVGVMGDGGDVEYQPWDGDAGQEPFEGVSATAQRQTDRAILATRRAVYPLHGLDPEDPRD; translated from the coding sequence GTGACCGACACTTCCACGACGGCCGTCATCTGGAGCGAGGACTTCCTGTCCTACCGGTGGGCCCACACCCACCCGATGAATCCCGTGAGGCTCGCGCTCACGATGACCCTCGCCCAGAGCCTCGGGGTGCTCGACGACGTCGAGACCGTGCCCCCGCAGGCCATCGACGACGACGCCCTCACCGTGGTGCACACCCGGGACTACATCGACGCCGTCCGTGCCGTGGGTTCCGGAACCGCATCGCTGTCGGGACCGCTGCTCGAGCGACTGTTCGGACTGGGCGACGCCGACAACCCCGTGTTCGCCGGGATGCACGAGGCCGCTCGCCTCCTCGTCGGCGGGACGCTGGCCGCCGCGCAGACCGTCGCGTCCGGTGCCGCGACCCGCGCGGTCAACATCGGCGGCGGCATGCACCACGCGATGAAGGCCCGGGCCGCCGGGTTCTGCATCTACAACGACTGCGCGATCGCCATCCGATACCTGTTGGACAAGGGCTTCGACCGGATCGCCTACATCGACGTCGACGCCCACCACGGCGACGGCGTCCAGGTGGAGTTCGCGGCGGATCCGCGCGTGATGACGGTCTCGCTGCACCAGCATCCCGCGACGCTGTGGCCGGGGACGGGCTGGCCGACCGAGGTCGGCGACGGCGACGCGCAGGGGAGTGCGGTCAACCTCGCGCTGATGCCCAACACCGAGGATCGCCTGTGGCTGCGGGCTTTCCACGCCGTCGTGCCGTCGCTCATCGCTGAGTTCAAACCACAGATCATCGTCAGCCAGTGCGGCGCCGACAGTCATCGCGCCGATCCCCTCACCGACCTGTCGCTCACCGTCGAGGGGCAGCGCGCGGCAATGATCGCGATGCGTGATCTTGCCGACAAGTACTGCGAGGGACGGTGGATCGCGGTCGGCGGCGGTGGCTACGGCGTCGTCAACGTGGTGCCCCGCAGTTGGACGCACCTGCTCGGCGTGGCCCTCGACCGGGAGATCGACCCCACCACGACGATCGACGAATCCTGGTGCGCCACAGCCGAACAGATCTCCACCCAGGTGCACTCCGACTACGCGCGGCCGCCGGTCGGGGTGATGGGCGACGGCGGCGACGTGGAGTATCAGCCGTGGGACGGCGATGCGGGGCAGGAGCCCTTCGAGGGGGTGAGTGCAACAGCACAGCGACAGACCGATCGCGCGATCCTCGCGACCCGCCGCGCGGTGTACCCTCTGCACGGTCTCGACCCGGAGGATCCCCGTGACTGA
- a CDS encoding metal-dependent transcriptional regulator → MNDLVDTTEMYLRTIYDLEEEGIVPLRARIAERLDQSGPTVSQTVARMERDGLLRVAGDRHLELTERGRSLAVAVMRKHRLAERLLVDVIGMPWDQVHEEACRWEHVMSENVERRLLAVLEYPTTSPYGNPIPGLDLLGVEVPSTDDGATRIADLPAGDTVAVIVRRLSEHAQSDVGLISHLREAGVVPNARVTVTNVAGTITINTPGHEGLELSADMAHSVFVEKVVEKSDAAKV, encoded by the coding sequence GTGAACGATCTGGTTGACACCACCGAGATGTATCTGCGGACGATCTACGACCTCGAAGAAGAGGGAATCGTGCCGCTGCGGGCGCGTATCGCCGAGCGCCTGGACCAAAGCGGCCCGACCGTCTCTCAGACCGTCGCCCGGATGGAGCGCGACGGACTCCTGCGCGTCGCCGGCGACCGCCATCTCGAACTGACCGAGCGCGGCCGTTCGCTGGCCGTCGCGGTCATGCGCAAGCACCGCCTGGCCGAGCGGCTCCTGGTCGACGTCATCGGCATGCCCTGGGATCAGGTCCACGAGGAGGCCTGCCGCTGGGAACACGTGATGAGCGAGAACGTGGAGCGCCGTCTGCTCGCCGTGCTCGAGTACCCGACGACCTCGCCGTACGGCAACCCGATCCCGGGCCTTGATCTGCTCGGCGTCGAGGTTCCCTCGACCGACGACGGTGCGACCCGGATCGCTGATCTGCCCGCGGGCGACACCGTGGCGGTCATCGTGCGGCGACTGTCCGAGCACGCACAGTCCGATGTGGGTCTCATCTCGCATCTGCGGGAGGCCGGTGTGGTCCCGAACGCCCGCGTGACGGTGACCAACGTCGCCGGCACCATCACGATCAACACACCCGGACACGAGGGCCTGGAGCTCTCCGCCGACATGGCGCATTCGGTTTTCGTCGAGAAGGTCGTCGAGAAGTCTGACGCAGCAAAAGTCTGA